A genomic window from Triticum urartu cultivar G1812 chromosome 7, Tu2.1, whole genome shotgun sequence includes:
- the LOC125518358 gene encoding uncharacterized protein LOC125518358, which translates to MAFLETKISHCPFVGRVRHEGEVGGGVAEILIEAGGEGGKEQLIAHLEAYVIELVEEGLEAHAVVIDGVAVIVARALAVAHAPRPTPSPLANPALPRHAPPRPTPVLAIAMPRPLRRRHPLPRACAPALSTSSLSSSSPPTPRPSSPWSGRRFLCPGGPSFRSQNKTPAHRGLSIASPLPTHGQGPIQGDTQASAGGFHSSPSLTDQGTKFSKTCIMKAAQFGPWSDLPTELLGLVLKRLDSLADRVRLRAVCQPWCSNSMLQNLPLPFPWLTLTDGTFLSIPGSEVHRMPLPDGARWHGSIDNRLFLMSCDGACSLLNPFSKSTLELPNLASFWQRGIDNHAEYTDDPVSYKLVAPSPLESSPKSLAAALIIGNCYSVDLCVVQPPATTYSFRGIRTALGEPPTLVDLAFLDGRLYVVSGFFKLFVVDFGENLGTYPKMKCVIDSGGDCGTPQYLSKKVLYGLSQYLVECGGRLLMVQRFTHSQGFRNSHTVGFNVLEADLRTNPGQWRTVSDLGGHALFLGKQSSKSLPAGECSGSQEDCIYFICDYPCPESSAEPLRDAGIYNVRSGMIMPLHSRNPAVPQRQAGQWGLTWFFPSEAI; encoded by the exons ATGGCGTTCCTCGAGACGAAGATAAGCCACTGCCCGTTTGTAGGTAGGGTTCGCCATGAGGGTGAGGTTGGAGGCGGCGTTGCCGAGATCCTCATTGAGGCTGGCGGTGAGGGTGGAAAGGAGCAACTCATCGCCCACCTTGAAGCCTATGTCATTGAGCTCGTCGAAGAGGGTCTTGAGGCGCATGCAGTAGTCATCGACGGCGTCGCCGTCatcgtcgcccgcgccctcgccgtcgcccacGCCCCTCGCCCAACGCCGTCGCCGCTCGCCAACCCGGCCCTGCCCCGACACGCGCCGCCCCGGCCCACCCCCGTCCTCGCCATCGCCATGCCCCGCCCCCTTCGTCGCCGTCACCCCCTGCCCCGAGCGTGCGCCCCTGCCCTGTCGACGTCATCGCTGTCGTCGTCCTCTCCGCCGACCCCGCGCCCCTCCTCACCTTGGTCCGGCCGGCGCTTTCTTTGTCCAG GGGGCCCGTCCTTTCGTTCCCAAAACAAAACCCCTGCTCACAGAGGACTCTCCATTGCTTCTCCCCTTCCCACGCACGGCCAGGGTCCAATCCAAGGCGATACACAAGCCTCTGCTGGCGGCTTCCACTCCTCCCCGTCTCTCACCGACCAGGGCACTAAGTTCTCAAAG ACTTGCATCATGAAGGCTGCACAGTTTGGACCTTGGTCAGATCTTCCTACCGAACTCCTGGGCCTTGTCCTAAAGCGCCTCGATTCCCTAGCTGACCGTGTTCGTCTGAGAGCAGTCTGTCAACCATGGTGCTCTAATAGTATGTTGCAGAATCTCCCCCTCCCATTCCCTTGGCTCACCCTCACCGATGGAACCTTCCTCAGCATCCCTGGCAGTGAGGTTCACCGCATGCCTCTACCTGATGGTGCTCGTTGGCACGGCTCCATTGATAACAGGCTATTCCTCATGAGCTGTGATGGTGCGTGTTCATTGCTGAACCCTTTTTCCAAGAGCACACTGGAGCTTCCTAATCTTGCCAGTTTTTGGCAGCGGGGGATAGATAACCATGCTGAATATACTGATGATCCAGTTTCCTATAAGTTAGTGGCGCCCTCGCCGCTGGAATCATCACCCAAGTCCCTTGCTGCTGCGTTGATCATCGGCAATTGTTATTCTGTTGATCTTTGTGTCGTTCAACCACCTGCCACCACTTACTCATTCAGAGGTATACGTACTGCACTGGGGGAGCCACCAACATTAGTGGACCTTGCATTCTTGGATGGAAGGCTGTACGTGGTATCTGGATTTTTCAAGCTTTTCGTCGTTGATTTTGGTGAGAACCTTGGTACTTATCCAAAGATGAAATGCGTAATTGACTCTGGTGGTGATTGTGGAACGCCTCAATACCTGTCTAAGAAGGTGCTTTATGGACTCAGCCAGTATTTAGTGGAATGTGGTGGTAGGCTGCTGATGGTGCAAAGATTTACACACTCACAGGGTTTTAGGAATTCTCACACTGTTGGATTTAATGTCCTTGAGGCAGACTTGCGCACTAACCCGGGTCAGTGGAGAACGGTGAGTGATTTGGGTGGCCATGCCCTCTTTCTTGGTAAGCAAAGCTCGAAGTCCCTGCCTGCTGGAGAATGCAGTGGATCCCAGGAGGACTGCATCTACTTCATCTGCGATTATCCTTGTCCAGAGTCTTCTGCAGAACCTCTTCGCGACGCTGGCATATACAACGTGAGAAGTGGGATGATAATGCCATTGCATTCAAGGAATCCTGCAGTACCGCAACGGCAAGCTGGTCAGTGGGGCCTGACCTGGTTTTTTCCTTCTGAAGCTATATGA